A genomic window from Flavobacterium hankyongi includes:
- a CDS encoding glycosyltransferase family 2 protein, which yields MNNNNLVSIIIATYNRAGLIKETLDSVRDQTYTDWECIVVDDGSSDDTEQVVSEYMAIDSRIKFFNRPLHIPKGPNGARNYGIDKSSGKYIMSLDSDDWLLPNHIAVKIKVFDENPTADGVLSKTIMTNDAKEEIKREHRTKLSDNLIEDFITLKISWYMHDIMWRKEFLEGKMLYNEKLLKWLDRDFHIRRLAEKPKLVLADTYLTLYRIHSDSNSSNAKYTVLETRHRAVLDILDLLQGKKMLNSTIKLFFFKFQVQNLIVLYESPDFFKLYWLLIKKTFIFNLKYLIWISKLIIGYCSFKLTGRGLKIIR from the coding sequence ATGAATAATAATAATTTAGTTTCAATAATAATTGCGACTTACAATCGAGCCGGTTTGATTAAGGAAACACTCGATAGTGTAAGAGATCAAACGTATACGGATTGGGAGTGTATTGTAGTCGACGACGGCTCTTCAGACGATACAGAGCAGGTCGTTTCAGAATATATGGCTATTGATTCCCGTATAAAATTTTTCAATAGACCGTTACATATTCCTAAAGGGCCAAATGGAGCTAGGAATTACGGTATTGATAAATCTAGCGGAAAGTATATTATGTCTTTGGATTCTGATGATTGGTTGTTGCCCAATCATATAGCAGTAAAAATTAAAGTTTTTGATGAAAACCCTACTGCTGATGGTGTGCTTTCAAAAACAATTATGACAAACGATGCTAAAGAAGAAATTAAAAGAGAGCACCGTACAAAATTGTCGGATAATTTAATCGAAGATTTTATTACGTTAAAAATTTCTTGGTACATGCACGATATCATGTGGCGGAAGGAATTTTTGGAAGGAAAAATGCTGTACAATGAAAAATTGCTCAAATGGTTAGACCGTGATTTTCATATAAGAAGATTGGCAGAAAAACCTAAATTGGTTTTAGCTGATACATATCTTACCTTATACCGTATTCATTCGGATTCTAATTCATCAAATGCAAAGTACACTGTGTTGGAAACAAGACATAGGGCAGTACTGGATATACTTGATTTGCTGCAGGGAAAAAAAATGTTAAACTCGACTATAAAACTATTTTTTTTTAAATTTCAAGTGCAAAATTTAATAGTGCTTTATGAGAGCCCTGACTTTTTTAAATTGTATTGGTTGCTAATAAAAAAAACCTTCATTTTTAATTTAAAATACCTTATTTGGATTTCTAAGCTCATTATAGGCTATTGCTCGTTTAAATTAACAGGAAGAGGTTTAAAAATAATACGATAA
- a CDS encoding glycosyltransferase family A protein gives MRIGTNPEKQKAKQLNYKKHRVIIPVYIPDDAHDYFKNLAEVFYASIQSLLQTIDPKNTAITIINNNSKKEVGAFIEALLLQKRIDKYIVYSENKGKVYSVLQEARSSYEDFITIADADVFFFTNWQNEVHQVFDTFKKIGVVGLTPDPHMAFYCNNSLFFGSFFSVNKGKVVNDFDLELFEEGINKKDFFISKNNNWKQKQYYLNKKGVKVVIGASHFASTYRKQVFTEMKLEKPIFVFPGGELKFIDTPIDKLGYYRVSLIKAFAYHMGNNVKQELLQSSLENKKLVCSNTSLTALKPLVLPYIIKIFFTRIFRKLLQA, from the coding sequence ATGCGAATAGGAACTAATCCTGAAAAACAAAAGGCAAAACAATTGAATTACAAAAAGCACAGGGTAATAATTCCTGTGTATATTCCTGATGATGCCCATGATTATTTTAAGAATCTTGCGGAAGTTTTTTATGCGTCAATACAGTCACTGTTGCAAACCATAGATCCCAAAAATACTGCAATAACAATAATCAATAACAATTCAAAGAAAGAAGTTGGTGCTTTTATTGAGGCGTTACTCCTGCAAAAAAGAATAGATAAATACATAGTTTATTCAGAAAATAAAGGTAAAGTGTATTCCGTTTTACAGGAAGCCCGTTCGTCTTATGAAGATTTTATTACCATTGCTGATGCCGATGTTTTCTTTTTTACAAATTGGCAAAATGAGGTTCATCAGGTATTTGATACATTTAAAAAAATAGGGGTTGTTGGTTTAACTCCAGATCCGCATATGGCTTTTTATTGTAATAATTCATTGTTTTTTGGTTCTTTTTTTTCTGTTAATAAGGGTAAAGTTGTGAACGATTTTGATTTGGAACTTTTTGAAGAAGGAATTAATAAAAAAGATTTTTTCATATCAAAAAATAACAATTGGAAACAAAAACAGTATTATCTGAATAAAAAAGGAGTGAAAGTGGTTATTGGGGCAAGTCATTTTGCTTCCACATACAGAAAACAGGTATTTACTGAAATGAAATTAGAAAAGCCTATTTTTGTTTTTCCTGGAGGAGAACTGAAATTTATTGATACACCAATTGACAAGCTTGGATATTACAGAGTTTCACTAATCAAAGCTTTTGCCTATCATATGGGAAACAATGTTAAACAGGAATTGTTACAATCCTCCTTGGAAAATAAAAAACTGGTTTGTTCAAACACTAGTTTAACTGCTTTAAAACCTTTAGTTTTACCGTATATTATTAAAATTTTTTTTACACGGATTTTTCGAAAATTACTACAGGCATAA